The following coding sequences are from one Saprospiraceae bacterium window:
- a CDS encoding LPS-assembly protein LptD: MKKTLWKYIISSTCLFLIALCSAIPLYSQSITPLDSLKPDLDSLVLSGADLYVVSKDAIDEKVEYGARDSIRFDYLKRLIFLYGEAYIKYKTMQVHADFITIDMKSSVATAKPLLDSAGMKTGVPNFEDGDQKFDAQEIQYNFKTRKGIVTEVVSRQDDVYIHGEKTKFISKQSNDSGGDDVIYNQNAIFTTCDAPHPHFGIYSKRQKVIPNKLIVVGPSIVKIAEVPTPPLMLPFGFFPISPDRRSGILFPKDYEYSQTYGFGIRNFGYYIPVSQYLDLKLLGIVYFKGSWGINPSGNYSKRYKYDGSFNVDFQYLKAAFSDTIGYETRKPLSIHWVHRQAAGAHPYRNIGGSIDIETNGYTRATQRNASNYLNNTLRSNFNFTYQFPNSPFSLSAGMSHSQVTRTNDVQLTLPSVDFSMRQKAVFKRKSKKIASNEAWYEKILVNYSASARNQLQTKDSLLFRRQTLDTLQYGAFHRLSANASFNVLRYISITPSANYREEYFFKTQDKYLDTTTYYDSIQMKYIYGRVITDKQNNFVALRTMDFSLSASTKLYGMLKGTRSWFKGIRHEISPSVSMSFAPDYSSSFFNYYRYHSTDNRSEYDVVQKYFKFANSPFGTSGVGAENFQINMGVNNRVEMKYRRSKDSISHKLAILEGLSINSTYNVFADSFKLSPLFLSGNTRVLWGYVYLSLSSILDPYLRENINGVEYRRNQYRWSKQNHPFYFDRADLSISSQASIGQILDLLGRKKGKQSGTQAYDRIEDLFRNFSLSYNVQLAANRQSSGKDTAYISTHTFNVRGNLPLTPKWKITLGNIGYDIRLDKITFPQIGLERDLHCWVFNFNWTPALNSYTFFIGVKPGSLEFIRIPSNQYNTGNAGF; this comes from the coding sequence GTGAAAAAGACATTGTGGAAATATATAATATCATCAACTTGCCTTTTTCTCATTGCGCTTTGCTCTGCAATTCCACTGTATAGCCAATCTATAACTCCACTCGATAGCCTCAAACCTGACCTGGATAGTCTGGTACTTAGTGGGGCGGATCTTTATGTTGTCTCCAAAGATGCTATTGATGAAAAAGTCGAATATGGAGCCAGGGACAGCATCCGTTTTGATTACTTAAAGAGATTGATTTTTTTATATGGAGAAGCTTATATCAAGTATAAAACCATGCAAGTGCATGCAGATTTTATTACCATTGATATGAAATCTAGCGTAGCCACTGCAAAGCCCTTATTGGATAGTGCAGGTATGAAGACAGGTGTACCGAATTTTGAAGACGGCGATCAAAAATTTGATGCCCAAGAAATTCAATACAATTTTAAAACCAGGAAAGGAATAGTCACTGAGGTCGTGTCCAGGCAAGATGATGTTTATATCCATGGAGAAAAAACAAAGTTTATTTCAAAACAAAGCAATGATTCTGGTGGGGATGATGTCATTTATAATCAAAATGCAATTTTTACCACTTGCGATGCTCCACATCCTCATTTTGGTATTTACAGTAAGAGGCAAAAAGTTATACCAAACAAACTAATCGTAGTCGGCCCTTCGATAGTCAAGATAGCTGAGGTGCCTACACCTCCATTGATGCTTCCTTTTGGATTTTTTCCGATTTCTCCAGATCGGAGATCAGGCATTCTCTTTCCAAAGGATTATGAATACAGCCAAACCTATGGTTTTGGAATTAGAAACTTCGGTTATTATATTCCGGTAAGTCAGTATCTTGATCTTAAATTACTTGGAATAGTTTATTTTAAAGGCTCCTGGGGAATCAATCCAAGTGGAAATTACTCGAAGAGATATAAGTATGACGGATCCTTTAATGTCGATTTCCAATATCTAAAAGCAGCTTTTTCGGATACCATAGGGTATGAAACCAGAAAGCCCTTGAGTATTCATTGGGTACACAGGCAAGCTGCAGGCGCTCACCCTTATCGCAATATAGGCGGAAGTATAGATATTGAAACTAATGGTTATACCAGAGCTACCCAGAGAAATGCCAGTAACTATCTGAATAATACACTCCGGTCGAATTTTAATTTTACCTACCAGTTTCCGAATTCGCCATTTAGTCTTTCTGCAGGAATGTCACACTCTCAGGTGACTAGAACAAACGACGTGCAATTGACATTGCCAAGTGTTGATTTTTCAATGAGACAGAAGGCAGTATTCAAACGAAAATCCAAGAAAATTGCAAGTAATGAAGCATGGTATGAGAAAATATTGGTGAATTATAGTGCAAGTGCAAGGAATCAACTTCAAACAAAAGATTCACTCTTGTTCAGGCGTCAAACTCTGGATACTTTACAGTACGGCGCATTTCATAGATTGAGTGCAAATGCCTCATTCAACGTACTTCGCTATATCAGCATTACTCCATCAGCAAATTATAGAGAAGAATATTTCTTTAAAACTCAAGATAAATATTTGGACACAACTACTTATTATGATTCCATTCAAATGAAATACATTTATGGTAGAGTAATTACTGACAAACAAAACAATTTTGTAGCACTTCGTACCATGGATTTTTCTTTGTCTGCAAGTACAAAATTATATGGAATGCTTAAAGGTACACGCTCGTGGTTTAAAGGTATACGACATGAAATCAGTCCTTCAGTTTCTATGTCATTTGCACCTGATTATTCAAGCTCTTTTTTTAATTATTATCGCTATCATTCTACTGACAACAGAAGTGAGTATGATGTTGTACAAAAGTATTTCAAGTTTGCAAACAGTCCGTTTGGAACTAGTGGAGTGGGGGCGGAGAATTTTCAGATCAATATGGGTGTAAACAACCGGGTAGAAATGAAATATCGCAGGTCAAAAGATTCAATAAGTCATAAACTAGCTATTCTGGAGGGCCTTTCAATCAATTCAACGTATAATGTATTCGCAGACTCGTTTAAACTTTCTCCTTTATTCTTATCTGGAAATACACGAGTTTTATGGGGTTATGTTTATTTGAGTTTATCATCAATTCTTGATCCTTATTTAAGGGAGAATATTAACGGGGTAGAATACCGTCGAAACCAATATCGTTGGAGCAAACAAAACCATCCATTTTATTTTGATCGGGCAGACTTGAGTATTTCATCGCAGGCATCTATAGGTCAAATTCTCGATTTGTTAGGAAGGAAAAAGGGAAAGCAGTCAGGTACACAAGCTTACGATCGGATTGAAGATTTGTTTAGGAATTTTTCACTATCTTATAACGTACAATTGGCTGCCAACCGGCAAAGTAGTGGAAAGGATACTGCTTATATTTCTACCCATACATTCAATGTCCGTGGTAATTTACCGCTTACCCCGAAATGGAAAATTACTCTAGGCAATATTGGTTATGATATTAGGTTAGATAAAATTACTTTTCCTCAGATTGGATTAGAAAGAGACTTGCATTGTTGGGTCTTTAATTTTAACTGGACTCCGGCACTCAATTCATACACTTTTTTTATTGGAGTAAAACCCGGGAGCCTTGAATTTATCCGGATTCCTTCCAATCAATACAATACCGGTAACGCTGGATTTTAA
- a CDS encoding glycosyltransferase family 4 protein, with the protein MHIYFDAKRYFYNPTGLGNYSRWLVNSYHQFYPEDKLFLCTPRLNKPTDFDTANEKKTIEYTNFLGLNRVFGLYHKIPGSSIFHGLTNELPYFPKASKVATVVTVHDIIFKLRPEGYKWADRMIYHLKTQYAIRRADRIICMSQMTKNDLIEHYGADEAKLEVVYQNCLPFYYSEPSTAEWSDWRQSYNPPMDFILSVGTFNERKNHKSIIDAYSLIPLCDRITTYLIGSGPLKDELLQRIESRGLSSWIKILSNVTLPQLRCFYKAANLAIYPSLYEGYGLPVLESLACGTVVIVHKACATVEAGGRSVSQVDCTSPEQLAAEIVELQKNKVLQSKYLEEFIFHLEELRIDKLMKQMNNIYKNVL; encoded by the coding sequence ATGCATATTTATTTTGATGCAAAAAGATACTTCTACAATCCAACCGGTCTAGGAAATTATTCCCGATGGTTGGTAAATTCATATCATCAATTTTATCCGGAAGATAAATTGTTCTTATGTACACCAAGATTGAACAAGCCCACAGATTTTGACACTGCTAATGAAAAAAAAACCATAGAATACACTAATTTTTTAGGTTTAAATCGTGTTTTTGGTTTGTATCATAAAATCCCTGGAAGTTCGATCTTCCATGGGTTGACAAATGAGTTGCCTTACTTTCCTAAGGCATCTAAAGTAGCAACAGTTGTGACTGTTCATGATATTATTTTTAAGCTGAGACCTGAAGGGTATAAATGGGCAGACAGAATGATTTATCACCTGAAGACTCAGTACGCAATTCGTAGAGCGGATCGTATAATCTGCATGAGTCAGATGACCAAGAATGACCTGATAGAGCATTATGGAGCTGACGAAGCCAAACTGGAGGTTGTATATCAGAATTGCTTGCCGTTTTATTATAGTGAACCCAGTACGGCAGAGTGGTCAGATTGGAGACAGTCATATAATCCCCCAATGGATTTTATTCTAAGTGTGGGTACATTTAATGAAAGAAAAAATCACAAAAGTATCATAGATGCATATTCTCTGATTCCGCTTTGCGACAGAATAACTACTTACTTGATCGGATCCGGACCTTTGAAGGATGAGTTACTGCAAAGAATTGAAAGCAGAGGTCTTTCATCATGGATCAAAATATTGTCCAACGTTACATTACCTCAGCTCAGATGTTTTTACAAGGCAGCCAATTTGGCAATTTACCCTTCCCTATATGAAGGATACGGACTCCCCGTTCTGGAGTCCTTAGCTTGTGGTACCGTTGTCATCGTGCACAAAGCTTGTGCTACTGTAGAAGCTGGCGGAAGATCGGTAAGCCAGGTTGACTGCACCAGTCCTGAACAACTGGCAGCAGAAATAGTGGAACTGCAGAAAAACAAAGTTTTGCAATCTAAGTATTTAGAGGAATTTATATTTCATCTGGAGGAACTTAGAATCGATAAACTGATGAAGCAAATGAATAATATTTACAAAAATGTATTGTAA